The Bacteroidales bacterium genome includes a region encoding these proteins:
- a CDS encoding dihydroorotate dehydrogenase codes for MANLKVNIGNLELQNPVLTASGTFGYGYEFEDFVDVNRIGAIIVKGTTLEPRQGNDYPRMAETASGMLNAVGLQNKGVNAFINEILPKIKHYKSHIIVNLSGSKIEDYVEAAEILNEVNEIPAIELNVSCPNVKSGGMAFGTNCSSLTDVVKAVRAVYKKHLMVKLSPNVTNISDFAIVAESQGADSISLINTLLGMAIDAETMKPKLSTITGGLSGPAIKPVALRMVWQCAKSVKIPIIGLGGIMNASDAIEFMLAGATAIQVGTANFINPSVTQEIICGIDNYCEKHKIKNVSEIIGALKTS; via the coding sequence ATGGCTAATCTTAAAGTAAATATTGGAAATTTAGAACTGCAAAATCCGGTATTGACCGCTAGCGGAACCTTTGGCTATGGATATGAATTCGAAGATTTTGTTGACGTAAACCGCATTGGAGCAATTATAGTAAAAGGCACAACACTCGAACCTCGGCAAGGAAACGACTATCCTCGTATGGCTGAAACTGCTTCGGGCATGCTAAATGCGGTAGGATTACAAAATAAAGGCGTAAATGCTTTTATTAATGAGATTTTACCAAAAATAAAACATTACAAATCGCATATAATCGTAAATCTATCTGGGTCAAAAATTGAAGATTACGTCGAAGCTGCCGAAATATTAAATGAAGTAAACGAAATTCCTGCAATAGAGCTAAATGTTAGCTGTCCTAACGTAAAATCAGGCGGCATGGCTTTTGGCACAAACTGTTCATCACTAACAGACGTGGTAAAGGCTGTAAGAGCCGTTTATAAAAAACATTTAATGGTGAAACTTTCGCCTAATGTTACAAATATTAGCGATTTCGCAATAGTAGCAGAAAGTCAAGGTGCTGACTCTATTTCTCTCATAAACACGCTATTAGGAATGGCTATTGATGCAGAAACCATGAAGCCAAAACTTTCCACCATCACTGGCGGACTGTCTGGTCCTGCAATAAAGCCCGTTGCCTTACGAATGGTTTGGCAGTGTGCAAAATCTGTTAAAATACCAATTATTGGTTTAGGCGGCATCATGAATGCAAGCGATGCTATTGAGTTTATGTTAGCCGGAGCTACTGCAATACAAGTAGGGACTGCTAATTTTATCAATCCTTCCGTTACACAAGAGATTATATGCGGAATAGACAATTACTGCGAAAAACATAAAATTAAAAATGTAAGCGAAATTATTGGAGCGCTAAAAACCTCATAA
- a CDS encoding T9SS type A sorting domain-containing protein: MHKQRLKNAKIRQQLLDERKKKAEIKSQSKEKANEGITFEIINQQQTNGNQYYEFDIVVNGSSSNTYIDNTAFVIEYNTIPFGTNIVANNNVTITRGTNYNTTTYIDPMTIMTDDSNNSIRFGIGSDYNAGTWNRPLLTPTPQILAHVKMKILNCTDVSGLFFIDIENVSFFNLYTLTSTENPMNSFLQYDNVEYIQPISYVLCPGPIITNVHPNPITSGTNSVLTIEGFNFGSVRDTGQIWMPNDEGGNVLIKYFDYIDYLSWNDNEIKFIVPSRVDTLFPIGYEKGVGSGYLTVCRSDGAKYTYSTPIQISYANINLSIAKNTPSYKKIPLRVFADYLDTTKNFSLDSSIYNDPAKDIAMKEALHHWSCATLINWQIKDSVQIQHNTDNICVIYLNDSYHGKPLAKIQFNNGHVCTDNNGDKVAYYKDIDIGFSRDFTNINAIGWQIDISYTQDIDINKHDFYAVAQHELGHAHGLGHVNDNADLMYYTMSQGPISYENRKDLYSSYNTIYGGVYVLDKSKLMTSCDSISIMLPANTENCESNIGVSELSNNDIIIQAYPNPIDAILNIKYSLKKNSDISFSIYDFMGRNVNNISNQKSYIGENSVEINFSDYPSGMYFLKINLGFKSEIIKLIKL; encoded by the coding sequence TTGCATAAACAAAGATTAAAAAATGCTAAAATTAGACAACAACTCCTTGATGAAAGGAAAAAAAAGGCAGAAATTAAATCGCAATCAAAAGAAAAGGCAAATGAGGGCATTACTTTTGAAATTATTAATCAACAACAGACAAATGGCAATCAGTATTATGAGTTTGATATTGTTGTAAATGGCTCAAGTAGTAATACATACATTGATAATACTGCCTTTGTAATAGAATACAACACAATTCCTTTCGGCACAAATATAGTTGCAAATAATAATGTTACAATTACAAGAGGAACAAATTATAACACAACCACATACATTGATCCAATGACTATTATGACTGATGATTCAAACAATTCAATAAGGTTTGGTATTGGTTCAGATTATAACGCTGGTACGTGGAACAGACCTTTATTAACTCCAACTCCACAGATTTTGGCTCATGTAAAAATGAAGATTCTAAATTGTACAGATGTATCGGGTTTATTTTTTATTGATATTGAAAATGTTTCATTTTTTAATTTATATACCCTTACTTCTACAGAAAATCCCATGAACTCTTTCTTACAATATGATAATGTTGAATATATTCAACCAATTAGTTATGTACTTTGTCCAGGTCCAATAATAACCAATGTTCATCCAAATCCTATTACATCAGGAACCAATTCTGTTTTAACTATTGAAGGGTTTAATTTTGGAAGTGTTAGAGATACTGGGCAAATATGGATGCCTAATGATGAAGGTGGAAATGTTTTAATTAAATATTTTGACTATATTGACTACCTATCGTGGAATGATAATGAAATTAAATTTATTGTTCCTTCAAGAGTAGATACTTTATTTCCTATTGGATATGAAAAAGGTGTTGGTTCCGGTTACCTTACTGTATGCAGGAGTGATGGTGCAAAATATACATATTCAACTCCAATTCAAATTAGCTATGCAAATATTAATCTATCTATTGCAAAAAACACACCATCTTACAAAAAAATCCCTTTGCGTGTATTTGCTGATTATTTAGATACAACAAAAAATTTCAGTTTAGATTCAAGTATTTATAATGACCCAGCAAAAGATATTGCCATGAAAGAGGCTTTACATCATTGGTCCTGTGCAACCCTTATTAATTGGCAGATTAAAGACAGCGTTCAGATTCAACATAACACAGACAATATTTGTGTAATTTATTTAAATGATAGTTATCATGGAAAACCTTTAGCAAAAATACAATTTAACAATGGACACGTGTGTACTGATAATAATGGTGATAAAGTTGCTTATTATAAAGATATCGATATTGGCTTTTCTCGCGATTTTACAAATATTAATGCTATAGGATGGCAAATTGACATAAGTTACACACAAGATATTGACATAAATAAACATGATTTTTATGCCGTTGCACAACATGAATTAGGTCATGCTCATGGGTTAGGACATGTAAATGATAATGCTGATTTAATGTATTATACAATGTCTCAGGGTCCAATTTCTTACGAGAATCGAAAAGATTTATATAGTAGTTACAATACAATTTATGGAGGTGTTTATGTTTTGGATAAAAGCAAACTTATGACTTCTTGCGATAGCATTTCTATTATGTTGCCTGCTAATACTGAAAATTGTGAATCAAATATTGGAGTTAGCGAATTATCTAATAATGACATTATTATTCAAGCATATCCTAATCCCATTGATGCTATTTTAAATATAAAATATTCTCTTAAAAAAAATTCCGATATTTCATTTTCAATTTATGATTTCATGGGTAGAAATGTGAACAATATTTCAAATCAAAAGAGTTACATCGGAGAAAATTCAGTTGAGATTAATTTTAGCGATTATCCTTCAGGGATGTACTTTTTGAAAATTAATTTGGGCTTTAAAAGTGAAATAATAAAACTTATCAAACTGTAA
- the fabD gene encoding ACP S-malonyltransferase, translating into MKAYVFPGQGAQFSGMGKDLNDSFNEAKEMFNKANEILGFNITDIMFSGTEEDLRQTKVTQPAIFLHSVILAKCMGSSFAPQMVAGHSLGEFSALTASQALSFEDGLKLVSIRAMAMQKACEAQAGTMAAILGLDDSVVENVLSKISDEIVIPANYNSPGQLVISGSVEGVNKACELLKEAGAKRALPLKVGGAFHSPLMEPARIELADAISKTDIKTPICPIYQNVSGNPFTDPDKIKENLILQLTSPVRWTQTVLNMVKNGAAEFIEVGPGNVLQGLAKKIAPEVEVSAGKI; encoded by the coding sequence ATGAAAGCGTATGTTTTTCCGGGTCAAGGTGCCCAATTTTCCGGAATGGGAAAAGATTTGAATGATAGCTTCAATGAAGCGAAAGAGATGTTTAACAAAGCTAACGAAATTCTCGGCTTTAACATTACAGACATAATGTTTAGCGGAACTGAAGAAGATTTGAGGCAAACAAAGGTTACACAACCAGCCATTTTTCTTCATAGCGTTATACTTGCAAAATGTATGGGAAGCTCATTTGCACCACAAATGGTGGCAGGACACTCTTTAGGCGAATTTTCAGCCCTAACAGCTTCGCAAGCTCTATCTTTTGAAGATGGATTGAAATTAGTTTCCATCCGTGCAATGGCAATGCAAAAAGCATGTGAAGCTCAAGCCGGCACAATGGCAGCTATTTTAGGATTAGATGACAGCGTTGTAGAAAACGTTTTATCAAAAATATCAGACGAAATTGTTATCCCTGCAAATTATAACAGCCCCGGACAATTAGTGATTTCTGGTTCTGTTGAAGGCGTCAACAAAGCATGCGAACTATTGAAAGAAGCTGGTGCAAAAAGAGCTTTACCGCTTAAAGTTGGCGGAGCTTTTCACAGCCCACTTATGGAACCTGCAAGAATAGAACTTGCCGATGCTATTTCAAAAACTGATATAAAAACACCTATTTGCCCTATTTATCAAAATGTAAGTGGAAATCCTTTTACAGACCCTGACAAAATAAAAGAAAATCTTATCCTACAGCTCACTTCTCCTGTGCGTTGGACACAAACAGTGTTAAATATGGTAAAAAACGGCGCGGCAGAGTTTATTGAAGTTGGACCAGGTAATGTTTTACAAGGTTTAGCAAAAAAAATCGCTCCTGAAGTTGAAGTTTCTGCAGGAAAAATTTAA
- a CDS encoding dihydroorotate dehydrogenase electron transfer subunit yields MTNKKSKALLLVTNNRKLNEKHVVISLQLPENCPEISPGQFVEVLISGSPSTFLRRPISVHNVNTSNRTLDLMVKIVGAGTEKLSKTKVGEFLDIVYPLGNGFSMANPKEKVLLAGGGCGVAPLLYLAHKLNNLGADCHIAIGGKTEHDILCAEDYKKLGETAILTENGYFGEKGIITDHKWFKSELKTFSKIYTCGPNPMMKAIGKLASDAGIYCEVSLENLMACGIGACLCCTVSTVDGNVRACVEGPVFDVTKLKNWNHNPVCHG; encoded by the coding sequence ATGACAAATAAAAAAAGTAAAGCATTATTGCTTGTAACCAACAATAGAAAACTGAACGAAAAGCATGTAGTTATTTCGCTTCAACTTCCTGAAAATTGCCCTGAAATTTCACCCGGACAATTTGTAGAGGTTTTAATTAGCGGAAGTCCTTCAACTTTTCTTAGAAGACCTATTTCTGTTCACAATGTAAACACATCAAATCGCACTCTTGATTTAATGGTGAAAATTGTTGGTGCTGGCACTGAAAAACTTTCAAAAACTAAAGTCGGAGAATTTTTAGACATTGTCTATCCTCTTGGCAACGGCTTTTCTATGGCAAATCCAAAAGAAAAAGTTTTGTTAGCTGGCGGTGGATGCGGAGTTGCTCCATTATTATATTTAGCTCACAAACTGAATAACCTTGGAGCAGATTGCCATATAGCCATTGGTGGGAAAACTGAACATGATATTTTATGTGCTGAAGATTATAAAAAACTAGGAGAAACAGCTATTCTCACCGAAAACGGCTACTTTGGAGAAAAAGGAATAATCACTGACCATAAATGGTTTAAGTCAGAATTAAAAACTTTTTCAAAAATATACACTTGCGGTCCCAATCCTATGATGAAAGCTATCGGCAAACTTGCTAGCGATGCGGGTATTTACTGCGAAGTGTCACTTGAAAACCTTATGGCTTGCGGAATAGGAGCCTGCTTATGCTGCACTGTTTCTACAGTTGATGGAAATGTAAGAGCTTGCGTAGAAGGTCCCGTTTTTGACGTAACAAAATTGAAAAATTGGAATCATAATCCTGTGTGTCATGGCTAA
- the mreC gene encoding rod shape-determining protein MreC, whose amino-acid sequence MRNLFIFLKRIRMFLLFLLLEVIALLITFNVNAYHNSVFFQYSSSINNYILSVRSNIISFINLRGENERLLRENILLRSRGKESFIISDQRVFMVDDNLYRQEFDYITAAVINYTINYQNNYITLDKGSEQGVEEGMGVFSPDGVVGIVSNTSKNYCLVKSILHSDISLSAQIKDKGATGTSYWDGMNYAYGVLKDIPVHIKINVGDTIITSNYSNIFPTGINIGYVESFKADETRAFYNIKFRLAADFGKLNSVYIVRNLIKSELDELDKFKEDQKNER is encoded by the coding sequence ATGCGAAACTTATTTATTTTTTTAAAGCGTATTCGCATGTTTCTTTTATTTTTATTACTTGAAGTTATTGCATTACTAATAACTTTCAATGTAAATGCATATCATAATTCTGTGTTTTTTCAATATTCTTCTAGCATAAATAATTATATTTTATCGGTTCGTTCAAATATTATTTCTTTTATAAACCTTAGGGGAGAAAATGAACGGCTTTTAAGAGAAAATATCTTATTAAGAAGTCGTGGCAAAGAGTCATTCATTATTTCCGACCAACGTGTTTTTATGGTGGACGACAACTTATATCGTCAAGAATTTGATTACATTACTGCTGCCGTAATAAATTACACTATAAATTATCAAAACAACTACATTACACTTGACAAAGGCAGCGAGCAAGGCGTTGAAGAAGGAATGGGAGTTTTTTCACCAGATGGCGTGGTTGGCATTGTTTCAAACACATCTAAAAACTACTGTTTAGTAAAGTCTATTCTTCATTCCGATATAAGTTTAAGCGCTCAAATAAAGGATAAAGGAGCAACAGGCACTAGCTATTGGGATGGAATGAACTATGCTTACGGCGTTTTAAAAGATATTCCCGTTCACATAAAAATAAATGTAGGAGATACAATTATAACAAGCAACTACAGTAATATTTTCCCTACTGGAATAAATATTGGATATGTAGAAAGTTTTAAAGCTGACGAAACAAGGGCTTTTTATAATATAAAATTTAGATTAGCAGCTGATTTTGGCAAATTAAATTCTGTTTATATTGTTCGCAACCTGATAAAAAGTGAACTTGACGAATTAGATAAATTCAAGGAGGATCAAAAAAATGAAAGATAA
- a CDS encoding prolyl oligopeptidase family serine peptidase: VWIMATKESPLESHAYIVDIKTANISKITTEPGTHKVALTKDFSLFSDSYSSLKMGHSCSIKNSKGKLVKQLIRDENPLKGYDVPEIEFLTLNASDGTKLYGRLFKPVNFDSTKKYPVIVYVYGGPHAQLVTNSWTGGAGLVMYYLASKGYAVFTLDNRGSANRGFEFESAIFRNCGGVEVEDQMAGVDWLKQHKWVDKDRIGVNGWSYGGFMTMSLMLKNPGVFKAAVAGGPVIDWKYYEIMYGERYMDTPAENPEGYKNSALTNYADKLNGRLLIIQGYKDGIVVPQHCLSFLEAAIKAGKVVDFFVYPNHEHNVRGYDAIHLYKTIVQYFDDHLK, from the coding sequence AGTTTGGATTATGGCTACAAAAGAATCTCCGCTTGAAAGTCATGCTTATATTGTGGACATAAAAACTGCAAATATTTCTAAAATTACTACTGAGCCCGGAACTCACAAAGTTGCACTCACAAAAGATTTTTCATTATTCAGCGATTCTTATAGCTCTTTAAAAATGGGACATAGCTGTTCTATTAAAAATTCAAAAGGGAAATTAGTTAAGCAATTAATTAGAGATGAAAATCCGCTGAAAGGCTATGATGTGCCAGAAATAGAGTTTTTAACTTTAAACGCATCTGATGGCACAAAACTTTATGGTAGGCTTTTTAAACCGGTTAATTTTGATTCAACAAAAAAATATCCTGTAATAGTGTATGTTTACGGAGGTCCGCACGCACAGTTAGTTACAAATAGTTGGACTGGCGGTGCTGGTTTAGTAATGTATTATTTAGCATCTAAAGGATATGCTGTTTTTACATTAGACAATCGCGGCTCTGCAAATCGTGGATTTGAATTTGAAAGTGCTATTTTTAGAAATTGTGGCGGTGTCGAAGTTGAGGATCAAATGGCGGGTGTAGATTGGCTAAAACAGCATAAATGGGTAGATAAAGATAGAATTGGAGTGAATGGTTGGAGCTATGGCGGATTTATGACTATGAGCTTAATGCTGAAAAATCCGGGAGTTTTTAAAGCTGCGGTTGCTGGTGGACCAGTTATTGATTGGAAATATTACGAAATCATGTATGGAGAGCGATATATGGACACTCCTGCTGAAAACCCAGAAGGGTACAAAAACTCAGCACTTACAAATTATGCGGATAAGTTAAATGGACGTTTATTAATAATTCAAGGATATAAAGACGGAATTGTTGTACCTCAGCATTGTTTGTCATTCTTAGAAGCTGCTATAAAAGCTGGTAAAGTTGTTGACTTTTTTGTGTATCCAAATCATGAACACAATGTAAGAGGATATGATGCAATCCATTTGTACAAAACGATTGTACAATATTTTGATGACCATTTAAAATAG
- a CDS encoding rod shape-determining protein, protein MGLFNFMTKEVAMDLGTANTVIIHNDKVVVDEPSIVAIDRSTNKIMAIGKKAMMMHGKTHENIKTVRPLRDGVIADFMIAEHMMRELIKMISPRKPLFPPSLKMVISIPSGITEVEERAVRDSAEQAGAKEVRLIHEPMAAAIGIGLDVLEPSGNMIIDIGGGTSEIAIIALGGIVSNKSIRIAGDDFNSDIEEYMRKAHNLSIGERTAESVKIHVGAAIAEIDNVPPEFPVLGRHLLSGIPREVMVSHSEIAQALDKTINKIEAAILNALENTPPELSADILKTGIYMAGGGSLLRGLDKRIEQRTKLKVHIAEDPLRSVARGAGIALKNFDRFPFLIK, encoded by the coding sequence ATGGGACTTTTTAATTTTATGACTAAAGAAGTTGCAATGGATTTGGGAACAGCCAATACTGTTATCATTCATAACGATAAAGTTGTTGTGGACGAGCCTTCCATTGTTGCAATAGACCGAAGCACCAATAAAATCATGGCTATTGGTAAAAAAGCTATGATGATGCACGGTAAAACACATGAAAATATAAAAACAGTAAGACCATTGAGAGATGGAGTTATTGCTGACTTTATGATTGCTGAACACATGATGCGGGAATTGATTAAAATGATAAGTCCTCGCAAACCATTGTTTCCACCTTCATTAAAAATGGTTATTAGCATTCCAAGCGGCATAACTGAAGTAGAAGAACGTGCTGTTAGAGATTCTGCCGAACAAGCTGGAGCAAAAGAAGTACGCCTTATACATGAACCTATGGCTGCTGCAATCGGCATTGGGCTTGATGTTTTAGAACCATCTGGAAACATGATTATTGATATAGGCGGTGGTACAAGCGAAATCGCTATAATTGCACTTGGTGGAATTGTTAGCAACAAAAGTATTCGCATTGCTGGCGACGACTTCAACTCAGATATTGAAGAATACATGCGGAAAGCACACAACCTAAGCATTGGAGAACGCACTGCTGAAAGCGTTAAAATTCATGTTGGAGCAGCAATTGCAGAAATAGATAATGTCCCGCCAGAATTTCCTGTGTTAGGTAGGCATTTGCTTTCAGGCATTCCAAGAGAAGTTATGGTTTCACATTCAGAGATTGCACAAGCTCTTGATAAAACAATTAATAAAATAGAAGCTGCGATTTTAAATGCGCTTGAAAATACTCCTCCTGAACTTTCTGCAGACATTTTAAAAACTGGTATATATATGGCTGGCGGCGGTTCTTTACTAAGAGGTTTAGACAAACGTATTGAACAAAGAACAAAACTAAAAGTTCATATTGCTGAAGACCCTCTTAGATCCGTAGCTCGTGGTGCTGGAATAGCTCTTAAGAATTTTGATAGATTCCCATTTTTGATTAAATAA
- the purH gene encoding bifunctional phosphoribosylaminoimidazolecarboxamide formyltransferase/IMP cyclohydrolase: MSANKKITSALISVYNKEGLEPIVQRLNKLGVAIYSTGGTADFIKKLNIKVVDISDLTGFPAIFHGRVKTLHPAVFGGILYRRDNAEDVEQAAKFNIKSIDLVIVDLYPFEETLKKTKEESELIEKIDIGGISLIRAGAKNYNDVLIVPSVEYYEELLDILNSGETTVQQRRLFATRAFDVSSHYDSQIFNWMNQNDEVDSKKISLRNGETLRYGENPAQKAKFYGNIDEFLSKLNGKELSYNNLQDVSGALDLLHEFEKCTCVIVKHTNACGVAQAENANEAWEKALACDPVSAFGGIIAFNKKIDFETCEKLYNFFYEVLIAPDFDEAGLEKLKTKKNRIILKLNQLPEAKSAIKQLSFGTLWQETDTLKENYDNWVQKAGTAPTKEAIDDMLFGMKVVKHLKSNAIALIKNNMLIGSGTGQTNRVDAVKQSIEKAKKFGFDVKGSILCSDAFFPFSDSAEIAHKNGINTIVEPGGSIKDEDTISFCQKNNITLIFTGNRHFKH; this comes from the coding sequence ATGTCTGCTAACAAAAAAATAACTTCAGCCCTTATTTCTGTTTACAATAAAGAAGGATTAGAGCCAATTGTGCAACGCTTGAACAAATTAGGAGTTGCTATTTACTCTACAGGAGGCACCGCTGATTTTATAAAAAAACTAAACATAAAAGTAGTTGACATTTCCGATTTAACAGGATTTCCAGCAATTTTTCATGGAAGAGTTAAAACTTTGCATCCAGCAGTTTTTGGAGGAATTCTTTACAGACGTGATAACGCTGAAGACGTGGAACAAGCTGCAAAATTCAATATAAAATCCATTGATTTAGTAATTGTAGATTTATATCCATTTGAAGAAACTCTTAAAAAAACAAAAGAAGAAAGCGAATTAATTGAAAAAATTGACATTGGCGGAATTAGTTTGATTAGAGCTGGAGCAAAAAATTACAACGATGTGCTGATTGTTCCTTCCGTTGAATATTACGAAGAATTGCTTGACATCTTAAATTCGGGCGAAACCACTGTACAGCAACGAAGATTGTTTGCAACTCGCGCTTTTGACGTTTCTTCACATTACGATTCCCAAATTTTTAACTGGATGAACCAAAATGATGAAGTAGATTCAAAAAAAATCAGCTTACGCAATGGTGAAACTCTTCGTTATGGCGAAAATCCAGCACAAAAAGCGAAATTCTATGGCAATATAGATGAGTTTTTATCGAAATTAAATGGTAAAGAATTATCCTACAACAATTTGCAAGACGTAAGCGGAGCCTTAGATTTGCTTCATGAATTTGAAAAATGCACGTGCGTAATAGTTAAGCACACAAACGCGTGCGGAGTTGCTCAAGCTGAAAATGCAAATGAAGCATGGGAAAAAGCACTTGCTTGTGACCCTGTTTCAGCCTTTGGTGGTATTATCGCCTTTAATAAAAAAATTGATTTTGAAACTTGTGAAAAACTATATAATTTTTTCTACGAAGTGCTTATTGCTCCTGATTTTGACGAAGCTGGTCTAGAAAAATTAAAAACTAAAAAGAATAGAATAATTCTTAAACTAAACCAATTACCAGAAGCTAAATCTGCAATCAAGCAGCTTTCTTTTGGCACATTATGGCAAGAAACTGACACTCTAAAAGAGAACTATGATAACTGGGTGCAAAAAGCCGGCACAGCTCCTACAAAAGAAGCAATTGACGACATGTTGTTTGGAATGAAAGTGGTAAAACACCTAAAATCAAATGCAATAGCATTAATAAAAAACAACATGCTTATTGGAAGCGGAACTGGACAAACAAACAGAGTTGATGCCGTAAAGCAATCTATAGAAAAAGCTAAGAAATTTGGCTTTGATGTAAAAGGCAGCATTTTATGCTCTGATGCTTTTTTCCCTTTCAGCGACAGTGCTGAAATAGCTCACAAAAATGGCATTAATACTATTGTTGAACCAGGTGGCTCTATTAAAGACGAGGACACAATAAGTTTTTGTCAAAAAAATAATATTACTTTAATTTTCACAGGAAACAGACATTTTAAACATTAA
- a CDS encoding DUF5606 domain-containing protein — MDLSNIIAISGKPGLFSVVSQTKTGMLVQSLVDGSKIPVFPTDRVSALEDISIYTTKEDTPLKEVLKTIFTNLNGEKAIDPKSDKKEMFAFMDKVYPDWDRDRIYPSDLKKLFSWYNLLVELKLIDTKEEEEKDTKSSENSDDK, encoded by the coding sequence ATGGATTTATCAAACATTATTGCAATCTCAGGAAAACCAGGCTTATTCTCAGTGGTTTCTCAAACTAAAACTGGAATGCTTGTCCAAAGCTTAGTTGATGGAAGCAAAATTCCTGTTTTCCCCACCGACAGAGTTAGTGCTCTTGAGGATATTAGCATTTACACTACAAAAGAAGATACTCCTCTAAAAGAAGTTTTAAAAACAATTTTTACAAATTTGAATGGCGAAAAAGCCATAGACCCAAAATCTGACAAAAAAGAAATGTTTGCTTTTATGGATAAAGTATATCCCGATTGGGATAGAGACCGCATTTATCCTAGCGATTTGAAAAAACTCTTTTCTTGGTATAATCTTCTTGTTGAACTCAAATTAATTGACACTAAAGAAGAAGAAGAAAAAGATACAAAATCATCTGAAAATTCTGATGACAAATAA